One window of the Phalacrocorax aristotelis chromosome 19, bGulAri2.1, whole genome shotgun sequence genome contains the following:
- the PRDM2 gene encoding PR domain zinc finger protein 2 isoform X1 gives MNQNTTESNVAVETLDDVPEHVLRGLPEDVRLFPSAVDKTRLGVWATKSILKGKKFGPFVGDKKKRSQVKSNVYMWEVYYPNLGWMCVDATDPKKGNWLRYVNWARSGKEQNLFPLEINRTIYYKSLKPIAPGEELLVWYNGEDDPEIAAAIEEERASARSRRHSPKARKGKKKTQEGKNKGKKAADTKQKKADLDSTSADMRDSKEGHKEEDETPSVSAVLSLEQTAVIQEMVNQDVLPKLMIPSPTSEPQMVTEDKQGEAISCASDDLDDDEEEEDEDEEDEEELEDTSMPKENAEMPLICEEKLDSMEEQKSTSEDSPESSPKKKLVVKIPKARGESNGDVQETFMFPCQHCERKFTTKQGLERHMHIHISTVNHAFKCRYCGKAFGTQINRRRHERRHEAGPKRKPFLTLTSSQHLDNVADNQVIVDDGLKDDLNVSSLAQDTVVLDSEKVSQEMSNSAFAEENKEPKELHPCKYCKKVFGTHTNMRRHQRRVHERHLIPKGVRRKGFFTEEPPLQTEQAPPVQSVYIASTEIEEEGEVDDVYIMDISSNISENLNYYIDGKIQSNSSTSNCDVIQMESNSADLYGLNCIISPVTVEISSNLKVTQAHVNEPPKEPSSSGSNESKKRRTASPPLVPKIKTEIDPEPITPTSSLNLPLSISTESLPFHKEKGVYLSSKLKQLLQTQDSKKITPSSEISKLGPSVTSSPILPPVSSRFKRRTSSPPSSPQHSPVLRDFVKSGEGKTVWNDNIRSSKMPKLESHSNSPAWSLSGREEKETLSPLCFEDYKVSKDWTAAPTFGSVCNQQPLDLSSGVKQRSDVKSKNQVPWESVLDLSVHKKPCSDAEIREYRENSIQPTCSGVKKKKPTTCMLQKVLLNEYNGTDAATESTLGVNRSTSPGKSMEPQAEPDMDPGISASSVDAQPLSSSVSPLPQTSAVPSTCQLPPLLTPTNPPSPPPCPPVLTVATSPPPLLPTMPLSIPDVSASATNTSSCPSPLSNTTTQSPLPVLSPTVSPSPSPVPSVEPLISAASPGPPTLSSSSSSSSSSSFSSSSSSSSPSPPPLSVVSSVVSSADNLENTLPIIKQEEAENEQQKAREDPHSSSESVVVQETFNKSFVCNVCESPFLSIKDLTKHLSIHAEEWPFKCEFCVQLFRGKTDLSEHRFLLHGVGNIFVCSVCKKEFAFLCNLQQHQRDLHPDKECTHHEFESGTLRPQNFTDPSKANVEHMQSLPEDSLEPSKEEEDEDLNDSSEELYTTIKIMASGVKSKDPDVRMGLNQHYPSFKPPPFQYHHRNPMGIGVTATNFTTHNIPQTFTTAIRCTKCGKSVDNMPELHKHILACASASDKKRYTPKKNPVPLKQTVQPKNGMVVIAGPGKNAFRRMGQPKRLNFNVEISKMSSNKLKISALRKKNQLVQRAILQKKRSAQQKAELKNNPSESDPHICPYCNREFTYIGSLNKHASYSCPKKPISPSSKKNFSKKSASSSPASGEKGTNQRRRTADAEIKMQSMQPHLGKTRARTSGPAQTQLPSASFKSKQNVKFVPPIRSKKPNSSSSLRNSSPVRVSKMSHVDGKKTKVVAKNNSSGISSKASRKLHVRIQRNNKAVLPSKSAVASKKKADRFTVKSRERIGGPITRSLQQAANAEAAENKRDESSTKQELKDFSYRLRVASRCPSSSSHNTSTRQCKKSNCTASHFFKE, from the exons AACACAACTGAATCTAATGTCGCTGTGGAGACCTTAGATGATGTACCTGAGCATGTGCTTAGGGGGCTTCCTGAGGACGTGAGGCTCTTCCCATCTGCTGTTGACAAGACACGGCTTG GTGTCTGGGCaacaaaatcaattttaaaaggcaagaaGTTTGGACCATTTGTTggtgacaagaaaaaaagatctcaaGTTAAGAGCAATGTATACATGTGGGAG GTGTATTACCCGAACTTGGGATGGATGTGTGTTGACGCAACTGATCCAAAGAAAGGGAACTGGCTCCGATATGTAAACTGGGCACGTTCAGGGAAGGAGCAAAATCTGTTTCCTCTAGAGATCAACAGGACCATATACTACAAAAGTTTAAAG CCAATCGCGCCCGGCGAGGAGCTGTTGGTGTGGTACAATGGGGAGGACGACCCGGAGATAGCCGCCGCTATTGAGGAAGAGCGAGCCAGCGCCCGGAGCCGGCGGCACTCCCCGAAAGCCAGGAAAG gaaagaaaaagactcAGGAAGGtaaaaacaagggaaagaagGCAGCggatacaaaacagaaaaaggctgATTTGGATTCTACCTCTGCAGATATGAGGGATTCTAAAGAGG GTCATAAAGAGGAAGATGAAACgccttctgtttctgctgtgctgtCCCTGGAACAAACAGCCGTGATTCAGGAAATGGTAAATCAAGATGTACTTCCAAAGCTGATGATCCCCAGCCCTACCAGTGAACCACAAATGGTAACTGAAGACAAACAAGGAGAAGCAATAAGCTGCGCATCAGATGATTTAGATgatgatgaagaggaggaggatgaagatgaGGAAGATGAAGAGGAGCTAGAAGACACCAGTATGcctaaagaaaatgctgaaatgccTTTGATATGTGAAGAAAAGCTAGACTCTATGGAAGAGCAAAAGAGTACATCGGAAGACTCTCCAGAAAGCTCTCCGAAGAAAAAGCTTGTTGTGAAAATTCCCAAAGCGAGAGGTGAATCAAATGGTGACGTTCAGGAAACGTTCATGTTTCCCTGTCAGCATTGTGAGAGGAAGTTTACAACAAAGCAAGGACTTGAGCGCCACATGCACATCCATATATCTACTGTTAACCACGCTTTCAAGTGTCGATATTGTGGGAAAGCCTTTGGTACTCAGATTAACAGGCGGAGACATGAGCGACGCCATGAGGCAGGGCCAAAAAGGAAACCGTTCTTAACACTAACGTCATCACAACACTTGGATAACGTTGCTGATAACCAAGTAATTGTGGATGATGGTCTTAAAGATGACCTGAATGTTTCCAGTCTTGCGCAAGACACTGTTGTCTTGGATTCTGAGAAAGTTTCCCAAGAAATGTCAAACTCTGCTTTTGCTGAGGAAAATAAGGAGCCCAAAGAATTGCATCCATGCAAATACTGCAAAAAGGTTTTTGGAACTCACACCAACATGCGGAGGCATCAGCGCAGGGTTCACGAGCGTCACCTTATTCCCAAAGGTGTCAGAAGAAAAGGATTCTTTACTGAAGAGCCACCACTTCAGACAGAGCAGGCCCCACCAGTCCAGAGTGTATATATAGCAAGTACGGAAATAGAAGAGGAAGGTGAAGTAGATGATGTCTATATTATGGATATTTCCAGCAATATCTCTGAAAACTTAAATTATTACATTGATGGTAAAATTCAGTCCAACAGCAGCACTAGCAATTGTGACGTGATTCAGATGGAGTCCAACTCTGCAGACTTATATGGACTAAATTGTATAATCAGTCCAGTCACGGTGGAAATTTCCTCAAATTTAAAGGTTACACAGGCACATGTGAATGAACCTCCTAAGGAACCCTCTAGCAGTGGGAGCAATGAATCCAAAAAGAGGAGAACTGCCAGCCCTCCTCTagtaccaaaaataaaaactgaaatagaCCCAGAACCTATAACACCTACTAGCTCTTTAAACCTTCCTCTTAGCATTTCAACAGAAAGCTTGccttttcataaagaaaaaggtgtttATTTGTcatcaaaattaaaacagctcCTTCAGACACAGGACAGTAAGAAGATAACTCCATCAAGTGAAATCTCTAAACTAGGACCTTCTGTTACGTCATCACCTATTTTGCCTCCGGTATCCAGTAGATTTAAAAGAAGGACCAGCTCTCCTCCCAGTTCTCCACAGCACAGTCCAGTACTTCGAGACTTCGTCAAATCAGGTGAGGGAAAAACTGTGTGGAATGATAATATTCGGAGTTCAAAAATGCCAAAGTTAGAAAGCCACAGCAACTCACCTGCTTGGAGCTTGtctggaagggaggaaaaagagactTTGAGCCCTCTTTGCTTTGAAGACTATAAGGTATCAAAAGACTGGACAGCAGCTCCGACTTTTGGCAGTGTGTGCAACCAGCAGCCGTTGGATTTATCTAGTGGTGTGAAACAAAGGTCTGATGTCAAAAGTAAGAATCAGGTTCCCTGGGAGTCTGTTTTAGATTTAAGTGTGCACAAGAAGCCTTGCAGCGATGCTGAAATTAGGGAATATAGAGAAAATTCCATACAGCCAACCTGTAGTGgtgttaaaaagaagaaaccaacTACTTGCATGTTACAGAAGGTTCTGCTGAACGAGTATAATGGAACGGATGCAGCCACAGAAAGCACCCTCGGTGTAAACAGGAGCACAAGCCCAGGCAAATCCATGGAGCCTCAGGCAGAACCTGACATGGATCCTGGAATATCTGCATCATCTGTTGACGCTCAGCCCCTTAGTTCCTCTGTTTCCCCTCTGCCACAGACATCTGCTGTACCTTCCACGTGCCAGCTGCCTCCTTTGCTAACACCAACCAatcctccttccccaccaccctgcCCGCCTGTGTTAACAGTTGCTACatcacctcctccccttcttccgACAATGCCCTTATCAATTCCAGATGTCTCTGCCAGTGCTACTAACACCTCTTCTTGTCCATCGCCACTTTCTAACACTACTACCCAGTCTCCGCTACCTGTCCTTTCACCTACGGTTTCTCCTTCTCCATCTCCTGTTCCTTCTGTTGAACCTcttatttctgctgcttcacCTGGTCCTCCTAcgctctcttcctcctcttcctcctcctcttcctcctctttctcctcctcttcatcttcGTCATCTCCATCTCCACCTCCTCTTTCTGtagtttcttctgttgtttcctCTGCTGATAATCTTGAAAATACTCTCCCAATAATAAAACAGGAAGAAGCTGAAAACGAAcaacagaaagcaagagaagatCCTCATAGTTCAAGTGAATCAGTAGTGGTGCAGGAAACGTTCAACAAAAGCTTTGTGTGCAATGTCTGTGAatcaccttttctttccattaaagaCCTAACGAAGCATCTGTCCATTCATGCTGAAGAATGGCCCTTCAAATGTGAATTCTGTGTACAGCTTTTTAGGGGTAAAACAGACTTGTCGGAACATCGCTTTCTGCTTCATGGAGTAGGAAATATCTTTGTTTGCTCGGTCTGTAAAAAGGAATTTGCTTTTTTGTGCAATTTGCAACAGCATCAGCGGGATCTCCATCCAGACAAAGAGTGCACACATCATGAGTTTGAAAGTGGGACTTTGAGACCCCAGAATTTTACTGATCCCAGTAAGGCAAACGTGGAGCACATGCAGAGCCTGCCAGAAGATTCTTTGGAACCTTCTAAAGAGGAGGAAGACGAAGATCTAAATGATTCCTCCGAAGAGCTTTATACTACTATAAAAATAATGGCTTCTGGAGTCAAATCTAAAGATCCAGATGTTCGTATGGGCCTCAATCAACACTACCCAAGCTTTAAACCACCTCCATTTCAGTATCACCATCGGAATCCTATGGGTATCGGAGTTACTGCAACAAACTTCACTACCCACAATATTCCACAGACTTTTACTACTGCCATTCGATGCACAAAATGTGGGAAGAGTGTTGATAACATGCCTGAGTTACACAAACATATATTGGCCTGCGCCTCTGCCAGTGACAAAAAGAGATACACAcctaaaaaaaatccagtaccACTGAAACAGACAGTGCAGCCTAAGAATGGCATGGTGGTTATAGCTGGCCCTGGAAAGAATGCCTTCAGACGAATGGGTCAGCCTAAAAGACTTAATTTCAATGTTGAGATTAGCAAAATGTCCtcaaataaactaaaaataagtgcattaagaaagaaaaaccagctTGTCCAGAGAGCTATCTTGCAGAAAAAGAGATCTGCCCAGCAGAAGGCAGAATTGAAAAATAATCCATCCGAGTCAGACCCGCACATCTGCCCCTACTGTAATAGAGAGTTCACTTATATTGGAAGTTTGAACAAACATGCGTCGTATAGCTGTCCCAAAAAACCCATCTCTCCCTCATctaaaaagaatttttcaaaaaaaagtgCAAGTTCTTCACCTGCAAGCGGTGAAAAAGGCACCAACCAGCGGAGGCGAACAGCCGATGCAGAGATCAAAATGCAGAGCATGCAGCCTCACTTGGGCAAGACGAGAGCACGAACCTCAGGACCCGCACAAACCCAGCTTCCCTCTGCGTCCTTCAAATCGAAACAAAACGTTAAATTTGTACCTCCCATTCGATCTAAGAAGCCAAATTCATCTTCATCACTGAGGAACTCTAGTCCTGTAAGAGTGTCCAAAATGTCCCACGTCGATGGGAAAAAAACTAAGGTGGTCGCTAAGAACAATTCCTCTGGAATCTCGAGCAAAGCATCCCGGAAGTTGCACGTCAGAATACAAAGGAATAACAAAGCTGTTTTGCCAAGTAAGTCTGCTGTGGCAAGTAAGAAAAAGGCAGACAGATTCACTGTAAAATCTAGAGAGAGGATTGGAGGACCTATTACCCGAAGCCTACAGCAGGCGGCAaatgcagaggcagcagaaaacaaaagagatgAAAGCAGTACAAAGCAAGAACTAAAAGAT
- the PRDM2 gene encoding PR domain zinc finger protein 2 isoform X3, giving the protein MNQNTTESNVAVETLDDVPEHVLRGLPEDVRLFPSAVDKTRLGVWATKSILKGKKFGPFVGDKKKRSQVKSNVYMWEVYYPNLGWMCVDATDPKKGNWLRYVNWARSGKEQNLFPLEINRTIYYKSLKPIAPGEELLVWYNGEDDPEIAAAIEEERASARSRRHSPKARKGHKEEDETPSVSAVLSLEQTAVIQEMVNQDVLPKLMIPSPTSEPQMVTEDKQGEAISCASDDLDDDEEEEDEDEEDEEELEDTSMPKENAEMPLICEEKLDSMEEQKSTSEDSPESSPKKKLVVKIPKARGESNGDVQETFMFPCQHCERKFTTKQGLERHMHIHISTVNHAFKCRYCGKAFGTQINRRRHERRHEAGPKRKPFLTLTSSQHLDNVADNQVIVDDGLKDDLNVSSLAQDTVVLDSEKVSQEMSNSAFAEENKEPKELHPCKYCKKVFGTHTNMRRHQRRVHERHLIPKGVRRKGFFTEEPPLQTEQAPPVQSVYIASTEIEEEGEVDDVYIMDISSNISENLNYYIDGKIQSNSSTSNCDVIQMESNSADLYGLNCIISPVTVEISSNLKVTQAHVNEPPKEPSSSGSNESKKRRTASPPLVPKIKTEIDPEPITPTSSLNLPLSISTESLPFHKEKGVYLSSKLKQLLQTQDSKKITPSSEISKLGPSVTSSPILPPVSSRFKRRTSSPPSSPQHSPVLRDFVKSGEGKTVWNDNIRSSKMPKLESHSNSPAWSLSGREEKETLSPLCFEDYKVSKDWTAAPTFGSVCNQQPLDLSSGVKQRSDVKSKNQVPWESVLDLSVHKKPCSDAEIREYRENSIQPTCSGVKKKKPTTCMLQKVLLNEYNGTDAATESTLGVNRSTSPGKSMEPQAEPDMDPGISASSVDAQPLSSSVSPLPQTSAVPSTCQLPPLLTPTNPPSPPPCPPVLTVATSPPPLLPTMPLSIPDVSASATNTSSCPSPLSNTTTQSPLPVLSPTVSPSPSPVPSVEPLISAASPGPPTLSSSSSSSSSSSFSSSSSSSSPSPPPLSVVSSVVSSADNLENTLPIIKQEEAENEQQKAREDPHSSSESVVVQETFNKSFVCNVCESPFLSIKDLTKHLSIHAEEWPFKCEFCVQLFRGKTDLSEHRFLLHGVGNIFVCSVCKKEFAFLCNLQQHQRDLHPDKECTHHEFESGTLRPQNFTDPSKANVEHMQSLPEDSLEPSKEEEDEDLNDSSEELYTTIKIMASGVKSKDPDVRMGLNQHYPSFKPPPFQYHHRNPMGIGVTATNFTTHNIPQTFTTAIRCTKCGKSVDNMPELHKHILACASASDKKRYTPKKNPVPLKQTVQPKNGMVVIAGPGKNAFRRMGQPKRLNFNVEISKMSSNKLKISALRKKNQLVQRAILQKKRSAQQKAELKNNPSESDPHICPYCNREFTYIGSLNKHASYSCPKKPISPSSKKNFSKKSASSSPASGEKGTNQRRRTADAEIKMQSMQPHLGKTRARTSGPAQTQLPSASFKSKQNVKFVPPIRSKKPNSSSSLRNSSPVRVSKMSHVDGKKTKVVAKNNSSGISSKASRKLHVRIQRNNKAVLPSKSAVASKKKADRFTVKSRERIGGPITRSLQQAANAEAAENKRDESSTKQELKDFSYRLRVASRCPSSSSHNTSTRQCKKSNCTASHFFKE; this is encoded by the exons AACACAACTGAATCTAATGTCGCTGTGGAGACCTTAGATGATGTACCTGAGCATGTGCTTAGGGGGCTTCCTGAGGACGTGAGGCTCTTCCCATCTGCTGTTGACAAGACACGGCTTG GTGTCTGGGCaacaaaatcaattttaaaaggcaagaaGTTTGGACCATTTGTTggtgacaagaaaaaaagatctcaaGTTAAGAGCAATGTATACATGTGGGAG GTGTATTACCCGAACTTGGGATGGATGTGTGTTGACGCAACTGATCCAAAGAAAGGGAACTGGCTCCGATATGTAAACTGGGCACGTTCAGGGAAGGAGCAAAATCTGTTTCCTCTAGAGATCAACAGGACCATATACTACAAAAGTTTAAAG CCAATCGCGCCCGGCGAGGAGCTGTTGGTGTGGTACAATGGGGAGGACGACCCGGAGATAGCCGCCGCTATTGAGGAAGAGCGAGCCAGCGCCCGGAGCCGGCGGCACTCCCCGAAAGCCAGGAAAG GTCATAAAGAGGAAGATGAAACgccttctgtttctgctgtgctgtCCCTGGAACAAACAGCCGTGATTCAGGAAATGGTAAATCAAGATGTACTTCCAAAGCTGATGATCCCCAGCCCTACCAGTGAACCACAAATGGTAACTGAAGACAAACAAGGAGAAGCAATAAGCTGCGCATCAGATGATTTAGATgatgatgaagaggaggaggatgaagatgaGGAAGATGAAGAGGAGCTAGAAGACACCAGTATGcctaaagaaaatgctgaaatgccTTTGATATGTGAAGAAAAGCTAGACTCTATGGAAGAGCAAAAGAGTACATCGGAAGACTCTCCAGAAAGCTCTCCGAAGAAAAAGCTTGTTGTGAAAATTCCCAAAGCGAGAGGTGAATCAAATGGTGACGTTCAGGAAACGTTCATGTTTCCCTGTCAGCATTGTGAGAGGAAGTTTACAACAAAGCAAGGACTTGAGCGCCACATGCACATCCATATATCTACTGTTAACCACGCTTTCAAGTGTCGATATTGTGGGAAAGCCTTTGGTACTCAGATTAACAGGCGGAGACATGAGCGACGCCATGAGGCAGGGCCAAAAAGGAAACCGTTCTTAACACTAACGTCATCACAACACTTGGATAACGTTGCTGATAACCAAGTAATTGTGGATGATGGTCTTAAAGATGACCTGAATGTTTCCAGTCTTGCGCAAGACACTGTTGTCTTGGATTCTGAGAAAGTTTCCCAAGAAATGTCAAACTCTGCTTTTGCTGAGGAAAATAAGGAGCCCAAAGAATTGCATCCATGCAAATACTGCAAAAAGGTTTTTGGAACTCACACCAACATGCGGAGGCATCAGCGCAGGGTTCACGAGCGTCACCTTATTCCCAAAGGTGTCAGAAGAAAAGGATTCTTTACTGAAGAGCCACCACTTCAGACAGAGCAGGCCCCACCAGTCCAGAGTGTATATATAGCAAGTACGGAAATAGAAGAGGAAGGTGAAGTAGATGATGTCTATATTATGGATATTTCCAGCAATATCTCTGAAAACTTAAATTATTACATTGATGGTAAAATTCAGTCCAACAGCAGCACTAGCAATTGTGACGTGATTCAGATGGAGTCCAACTCTGCAGACTTATATGGACTAAATTGTATAATCAGTCCAGTCACGGTGGAAATTTCCTCAAATTTAAAGGTTACACAGGCACATGTGAATGAACCTCCTAAGGAACCCTCTAGCAGTGGGAGCAATGAATCCAAAAAGAGGAGAACTGCCAGCCCTCCTCTagtaccaaaaataaaaactgaaatagaCCCAGAACCTATAACACCTACTAGCTCTTTAAACCTTCCTCTTAGCATTTCAACAGAAAGCTTGccttttcataaagaaaaaggtgtttATTTGTcatcaaaattaaaacagctcCTTCAGACACAGGACAGTAAGAAGATAACTCCATCAAGTGAAATCTCTAAACTAGGACCTTCTGTTACGTCATCACCTATTTTGCCTCCGGTATCCAGTAGATTTAAAAGAAGGACCAGCTCTCCTCCCAGTTCTCCACAGCACAGTCCAGTACTTCGAGACTTCGTCAAATCAGGTGAGGGAAAAACTGTGTGGAATGATAATATTCGGAGTTCAAAAATGCCAAAGTTAGAAAGCCACAGCAACTCACCTGCTTGGAGCTTGtctggaagggaggaaaaagagactTTGAGCCCTCTTTGCTTTGAAGACTATAAGGTATCAAAAGACTGGACAGCAGCTCCGACTTTTGGCAGTGTGTGCAACCAGCAGCCGTTGGATTTATCTAGTGGTGTGAAACAAAGGTCTGATGTCAAAAGTAAGAATCAGGTTCCCTGGGAGTCTGTTTTAGATTTAAGTGTGCACAAGAAGCCTTGCAGCGATGCTGAAATTAGGGAATATAGAGAAAATTCCATACAGCCAACCTGTAGTGgtgttaaaaagaagaaaccaacTACTTGCATGTTACAGAAGGTTCTGCTGAACGAGTATAATGGAACGGATGCAGCCACAGAAAGCACCCTCGGTGTAAACAGGAGCACAAGCCCAGGCAAATCCATGGAGCCTCAGGCAGAACCTGACATGGATCCTGGAATATCTGCATCATCTGTTGACGCTCAGCCCCTTAGTTCCTCTGTTTCCCCTCTGCCACAGACATCTGCTGTACCTTCCACGTGCCAGCTGCCTCCTTTGCTAACACCAACCAatcctccttccccaccaccctgcCCGCCTGTGTTAACAGTTGCTACatcacctcctccccttcttccgACAATGCCCTTATCAATTCCAGATGTCTCTGCCAGTGCTACTAACACCTCTTCTTGTCCATCGCCACTTTCTAACACTACTACCCAGTCTCCGCTACCTGTCCTTTCACCTACGGTTTCTCCTTCTCCATCTCCTGTTCCTTCTGTTGAACCTcttatttctgctgcttcacCTGGTCCTCCTAcgctctcttcctcctcttcctcctcctcttcctcctctttctcctcctcttcatcttcGTCATCTCCATCTCCACCTCCTCTTTCTGtagtttcttctgttgtttcctCTGCTGATAATCTTGAAAATACTCTCCCAATAATAAAACAGGAAGAAGCTGAAAACGAAcaacagaaagcaagagaagatCCTCATAGTTCAAGTGAATCAGTAGTGGTGCAGGAAACGTTCAACAAAAGCTTTGTGTGCAATGTCTGTGAatcaccttttctttccattaaagaCCTAACGAAGCATCTGTCCATTCATGCTGAAGAATGGCCCTTCAAATGTGAATTCTGTGTACAGCTTTTTAGGGGTAAAACAGACTTGTCGGAACATCGCTTTCTGCTTCATGGAGTAGGAAATATCTTTGTTTGCTCGGTCTGTAAAAAGGAATTTGCTTTTTTGTGCAATTTGCAACAGCATCAGCGGGATCTCCATCCAGACAAAGAGTGCACACATCATGAGTTTGAAAGTGGGACTTTGAGACCCCAGAATTTTACTGATCCCAGTAAGGCAAACGTGGAGCACATGCAGAGCCTGCCAGAAGATTCTTTGGAACCTTCTAAAGAGGAGGAAGACGAAGATCTAAATGATTCCTCCGAAGAGCTTTATACTACTATAAAAATAATGGCTTCTGGAGTCAAATCTAAAGATCCAGATGTTCGTATGGGCCTCAATCAACACTACCCAAGCTTTAAACCACCTCCATTTCAGTATCACCATCGGAATCCTATGGGTATCGGAGTTACTGCAACAAACTTCACTACCCACAATATTCCACAGACTTTTACTACTGCCATTCGATGCACAAAATGTGGGAAGAGTGTTGATAACATGCCTGAGTTACACAAACATATATTGGCCTGCGCCTCTGCCAGTGACAAAAAGAGATACACAcctaaaaaaaatccagtaccACTGAAACAGACAGTGCAGCCTAAGAATGGCATGGTGGTTATAGCTGGCCCTGGAAAGAATGCCTTCAGACGAATGGGTCAGCCTAAAAGACTTAATTTCAATGTTGAGATTAGCAAAATGTCCtcaaataaactaaaaataagtgcattaagaaagaaaaaccagctTGTCCAGAGAGCTATCTTGCAGAAAAAGAGATCTGCCCAGCAGAAGGCAGAATTGAAAAATAATCCATCCGAGTCAGACCCGCACATCTGCCCCTACTGTAATAGAGAGTTCACTTATATTGGAAGTTTGAACAAACATGCGTCGTATAGCTGTCCCAAAAAACCCATCTCTCCCTCATctaaaaagaatttttcaaaaaaaagtgCAAGTTCTTCACCTGCAAGCGGTGAAAAAGGCACCAACCAGCGGAGGCGAACAGCCGATGCAGAGATCAAAATGCAGAGCATGCAGCCTCACTTGGGCAAGACGAGAGCACGAACCTCAGGACCCGCACAAACCCAGCTTCCCTCTGCGTCCTTCAAATCGAAACAAAACGTTAAATTTGTACCTCCCATTCGATCTAAGAAGCCAAATTCATCTTCATCACTGAGGAACTCTAGTCCTGTAAGAGTGTCCAAAATGTCCCACGTCGATGGGAAAAAAACTAAGGTGGTCGCTAAGAACAATTCCTCTGGAATCTCGAGCAAAGCATCCCGGAAGTTGCACGTCAGAATACAAAGGAATAACAAAGCTGTTTTGCCAAGTAAGTCTGCTGTGGCAAGTAAGAAAAAGGCAGACAGATTCACTGTAAAATCTAGAGAGAGGATTGGAGGACCTATTACCCGAAGCCTACAGCAGGCGGCAaatgcagaggcagcagaaaacaaaagagatgAAAGCAGTACAAAGCAAGAACTAAAAGAT